The DNA window TGAGCCTGCGGCAGACCTCGTAACCATCCATCTCGGGCATGTTGACGTCGAGGAGGATGATGTCGGGCGGGTCGGCGGCCGCCGCGACGAGCGCCATCGCGCCCGTGATCGCCGCGCGGACCTCGTAGCCCTCGGCGCTGAGGACCGAGGACAGGAGCGAGAGGTTCTCGGGCTTGTCGTCGACGACGAGCACCACGCCCGGCGACGTGGACGAGAGGCTGGGCCGGCGCCACGACAGGGGCGGGCTGGAGTCGTGGCGGGACGTGTCGCTCACGAGGCGTTGCTCCTCGTCGCGGCGCAGCGCGAGGGCTCCGGTTGGCCGAAGAGGGCAAGGATGCGGTCGAAGCGGTACTGGCGCACGAGGTCCATCAAGGCCTCGGCGAGCAGCGGGTCCTGGACCCGGATCATGTCGAGCAACGTGAGGACGGCGTTGCGGTCGAGGCGGGTCGCGGCGTCGCTCAGCTCGACGCGCCACTCGGCCGGGAGGGTCGCCACCCTGGCCCGGAGTTCCCCCTCGGAGGGCGCGGGGGGCACCTGGGTGGGCCTGGCTTCTTCGTAGACCAGCTCGACGGCGAGGTGCTTCGCGATCTTGTCGCAGATCTCGTGATCCCGGTACGGTTTGCGGAGGAAGTCGTCGCAGCCGGCAGAGAGCACCTGGGCGCGGTTGTGCTCGAAGGCGCTGGCGCTCATGCCGACGATGATCGTCGAGCGGCCGCGCTCGGTGCCCTTGATGCGGCGGGTGGCCTCGTAGCCGTCGAGCAGGGGCATGCGCATGTCCATGAAGATCAGGTGCGGCTCCCACATCTCGAACTGGGCCAGAGCGCCGAGGCCATTGGTGGCGCCGCGGACCTCGAAGCCGAGCCCGCCGAGGAGGCGGATGAGCAGGTGGCGCGACTGCCACCCGTCGTCGACGACGAGGACGCGGCATGGCGGCTGGCCAGGGGCGATGCTCACCGCAGCGCGGGGTTCGCGGGTGGCGCGCACGGCGGCGAGGTCGGAGAGGCCGACGCGCACGTCGAAGCTGAAGGTGGAGCCCTTGCCCGGCTCGCTCTGCACCTGGATGTCGCCGCCCATGAGCATCACGAACTGGCGGCTGATGGCGAGGCCGAGCCCTGTGCCTTCACCGAGGTCGCGGCCCGTCTGCGACTGAGAGAAGGCCTGGAAGAGGTCGTCGATCTCCTGGGCAGCGATGCCGGGGCCGGTGTCGGAGACCTCGAAGTGGAGGCGGAGACGGCCGCCGGACGCCGGTTCGCCCGAGCGCGGGGGGGCGTGGGTGTGGAGCACCACCCTGCCGCGGGAGGTGAACTTGAGGGCGTTGCCGAGGAGGTTGATCAGGACCTGGCGCAGCTTGCCCTCGTCGGAGCGGACGTAGCGCGGCAGGTCGGCGTCGCGGTCGATCTCCAGGACGAGCCCCTTCTTGCGGGCCTGAACGGAGAACATCTCTTCGACGCTGCCGAGCAGGCGGTGCAGGTCGAAGTCGGTCTCGTTGAGGCTGGCGCGCCCCGCCTCGATGCGGGCCATCTCGAGGATGTCGTTGATCAGGCCGAGGAGGTGCTCACCCGCCTTGCTGATCACGAGCAGGTTCTCGCGGTGCTGCTCGCTGAGGGCGCGGTCGCGCTCGAGGAGCTGCGCGAAGCCGAGGATGGAGTTGAGCGGCGTGCGCAGCTCGTGGCTCATGTTCGCGAGGTAGGTGCTCTTGGCGCGGGTCGCGGCCTCGGCCTGGGCGCGGGCGCGCTGCGCCTCCTCGGCGGCGCGGCGCTCGGCGGCGAGCTCGGCGAGGAGCGCGCGTTCACGCGGGGTCGGCTCGGGCAGCTCGACCTCGGGGAGGAAGGGTCGGGCGTCGCCCAGGGTGACGGGCAGCTCGCGGGCGACGAGCAGGTGACCGGAGGCCGGCGCGTCGTCGGCAAGGCGCGAAGGCGAGAGAGGCTGGGCCAGCGGGACGGGCGCAACGGCGAGACGCACGGTGCGCTCGGCCTGGGTCAGGCGGAGCTCGGTCAGGGTGCCGGCGAAGAGGGGGCGCAGCGCCGCAGCGAGCGGCCCGGGCACGGACGCGCCCACCCGCACGCCGAGCAGGCGCTCGATGATGCCGTTGGCGAGGAGCACGACGCCGTCGGTCGTCACGACGGCCAGGCCCTCGGTCGAGGTCTCGGCGACGAGGGAGAGCGCCGCACCGAAGGCGCCGAGGCCGTCGTCCGGCCGCACAGGGGAGGTCGCGATCGATCCTGACGTCCCCGTGGCCAGGGGCAGCGCGACGGAGGAAGGTTCGACAGGGATGGATCGGGTCACTGGCCGTCCGAGAGCGAGGGCCCATCCTACATGACTCCGAAGTCCGGCAGGGCTGCGTTCCAGCACCGCAGGCGTCGCCGCGGTGCCACACGGCGCCCCGCGGCGGTCGTCCGGCCAGGGCGCTGGAGGAAGGCTCGCGGCGCGATCGTCGACGCGCTATGCGTGGGGGACCGGAGGCGACCCGATTTTCATGGCGCAGCGCTCCCGGGCGATCCCGCCCACCGACGTTCGTGTGTGCTCTTCTCGATGCGGTCGACGACGACCGCTCGCCGCCAGCCTCGCGCTGGTGGTGACCTTCGCAGTGTCTGCGGCCTCGGCGCAGAAGCTGCCCCCGAGACCCGTGACGCCAGGCGAGCCGAAGCCAGCGGTACCGGCGACCCCCACCGCGACACCACGGCCTGGGCAGGCTGCCTCGGGCAAGGCGGACGCGAGCAAGGCGAACCCCGCCAAAGCGCAGGCGACACCGCAGGCCCCGGCGACACCGCAGGCCCCGACGGCGCGACGGCCGGTCGTGGTGTCCCGGTGGGTGGGAACCACGCCCGACGAGATGGTGAACCACGCGCTGTTGCGGGCAGGCCGCGGGAGCGACGACGCGCTGGCGGGGATGCTGATCGCCGCGGCCCTGGACGAGCGCGCGGCGCAGGGGAGGGCGCGTGAGGGGCTCGCGAAGCTCGGGCAGTCGGACGGGCCGCTCGCCGACGAGGCGAGGTGGCTCTCGCTGCTGCTGACGCCAGAGCCTCCGGGGCAGGTGTGGCCTGGCGTGCGCTCGATCGCCTTCGACGCCCCCGCAGATGCGAACGGCCTCGTGAAATCGTGGGCCGTGCTGGGGCCCTTCCAGGACAACAGCGGCGATGGGCTCGGGCGGCGCGAGGGGCCCGAAGCGGAGGGGGCGTCGTTCTCCGATACCAAGGCGCACCACTCGTGGGGCGTGTACGAGGTGGCCTGGCGCAGGGCGCTGCCCGCGTCCTCGACGGCCCGGGGTGTGCCGCTCGATCTCTACGTGCATCCACGGGTCGAGGCATGCTCGTACCTGGCGTCGCGGGTGACGATCCCCGAGGCGCTCGATCGCAAGCCGTTCCTGGTGCACGTGGGCGCGAGCGGCGCAGCAAGGCTGATCTGGGACGGCGCCGACGTGGTGTCGAGCGAGGCGGTGCACCGGGGGCTGGTGCTCGATCGGATGGCGGCGAAGATCGCGGCGCCTGCCGGAGATCACTTGCTCGCGGTGAAGGTCTGCTCGGGCTCGGTGCCCGACGACGGGCGGGTGCGGGTGCGCTTCACGGACGAGGGCCGCAAGCCGCTGCCGCTCTCGACGTCGTCAGATCTGTCGCGCCTCAAGCTTCCGCCCGCTGGGGCGCAGGCGGCCGCGCTACCCGCCGGGATCGCGCCCGTACGAACGGCCCTGGAGGCTGCGCTCGAAACGGGCGCATCACCCACGGTGGATCAGATGCTGCGCTCGGCCATCGTGCGGACGCTCGGCGCGGGAGACGATCAGCGGTCTCCGCGCGCACCCGGGCTCCTCGACGTGGTGACGCGCGCGAAGGAGGTGTCCCCGGACACGCTCGCCCTGGTGGGCTGGATCTCGCCCTTCGGCGCGAACCGCAGCGGCTGGCTGGAGCAAGCGCGAGCGCGCGGCCTGGCCGAGAAAGACCGCACGGCGGCGGCGTTCGCGCAGCGGCGCCTCATCGCGTCGCACCTGAGCGCGCAGCTCACCGAGTGGGCGATGTCGGCGCTGCGAGAAGACCCGCTGCGCACGGCGCGCGATCTGGAGGCGCGGCTCATCCGCGCGGTGGCGAAGCGGC is part of the Chondromyces crocatus genome and encodes:
- a CDS encoding ATP-binding protein; this translates as MTRSIPVEPSSVALPLATGTSGSIATSPVRPDDGLGAFGAALSLVAETSTEGLAVVTTDGVVLLANGIIERLLGVRVGASVPGPLAAALRPLFAGTLTELRLTQAERTVRLAVAPVPLAQPLSPSRLADDAPASGHLLVARELPVTLGDARPFLPEVELPEPTPRERALLAELAAERRAAEEAQRARAQAEAATRAKSTYLANMSHELRTPLNSILGFAQLLERDRALSEQHRENLLVISKAGEHLLGLINDILEMARIEAGRASLNETDFDLHRLLGSVEEMFSVQARKKGLVLEIDRDADLPRYVRSDEGKLRQVLINLLGNALKFTSRGRVVLHTHAPPRSGEPASGGRLRLHFEVSDTGPGIAAQEIDDLFQAFSQSQTGRDLGEGTGLGLAISRQFVMLMGGDIQVQSEPGKGSTFSFDVRVGLSDLAAVRATREPRAAVSIAPGQPPCRVLVVDDGWQSRHLLIRLLGGLGFEVRGATNGLGALAQFEMWEPHLIFMDMRMPLLDGYEATRRIKGTERGRSTIIVGMSASAFEHNRAQVLSAGCDDFLRKPYRDHEICDKIAKHLAVELVYEEARPTQVPPAPSEGELRARVATLPAEWRVELSDAATRLDRNAVLTLLDMIRVQDPLLAEALMDLVRQYRFDRILALFGQPEPSRCAATRSNAS